From the genome of Ralstonia pickettii, one region includes:
- the katG gene encoding catalase/peroxidase HPI, which yields MTTEAKCPFSGHAPAASHAFGGGTANKDWWPNQLRVDLLNQHSEKSDPLGSQFNYRKAFSAIDYDALKADLRRLMTDSQDWWPADFGHYGPQFIRMAWHAAGTYRTGDGRGGAGRGQQRFAPLNSWPDNVNIDKSRRLLWPIKQKYGQAISWADLLILTGNVALETMGFRTFGFAAGREDTWEPDNDVYWGNETKWLEATRYSGDRNLANPLAAVQMGLIYVNPEGPEHAHGDPLEAAKDIRETFARMAMDDEETVALIAGGHTFGKTHGAGPASHVGADVEAAPLEAQGLGWASTYGSGKGADAITSGLEVTWTQTPAQWSNFFFENLFKYEWVQEKSPAGALQWVAKDAEAIIPGPTPDSPKRKPTMLTTDLSLRFDPAYEKISRRFLDNPQAFAEAFARAWFKLTHRDLGPKSRYLGPEVPREDLIWQDPLPAATHKPTEADIADLKAKIAASGLSASELVAVAWASASTFRGSDKRGGANGARIRLAPQNDWAVNQPVAGTLAKLEEIQRASGKASLADVIVLAGSVGIELAAKAAGTTITVPFTPGRVDATAEQTDAASFSVLEPVADGFRNYQKSQFAVPAEVLLLDKAQLLTLTAPELTVLIGGLRAININADGSQHGVLTHTPGALTNDFFVNLLDMNTEWKPVGDIYEGYDRKTGERKWTGTRVDLVFGSNSILRALAEVFGSADGKERFISEFVAAWVKVMNLDRFDLAAA from the coding sequence ATGACGACTGAAGCCAAATGCCCGTTTTCCGGCCATGCTCCCGCTGCTTCGCACGCCTTCGGTGGCGGTACGGCCAACAAGGATTGGTGGCCCAATCAGCTGCGTGTTGATTTGCTGAACCAGCATTCCGAGAAGTCGGATCCGCTCGGGTCGCAGTTCAACTACCGCAAGGCGTTCAGCGCGATCGATTACGACGCACTCAAGGCTGATCTGCGCCGCCTGATGACGGATTCGCAAGACTGGTGGCCCGCGGACTTCGGCCACTATGGCCCGCAGTTCATCCGTATGGCATGGCACGCTGCCGGTACGTACCGCACGGGCGATGGCCGTGGCGGCGCCGGGCGCGGCCAGCAACGTTTTGCACCGCTCAATTCCTGGCCCGACAACGTCAACATCGACAAGTCGCGCCGTTTGCTGTGGCCCATCAAACAGAAATACGGCCAGGCGATTTCGTGGGCCGACCTGTTGATCCTGACCGGCAACGTGGCCCTCGAAACCATGGGCTTCCGCACGTTCGGCTTTGCTGCCGGCCGGGAAGACACGTGGGAACCCGACAACGACGTCTACTGGGGCAACGAGACCAAGTGGCTTGAGGCCACGCGTTATTCGGGCGACCGCAACCTTGCGAACCCGCTCGCCGCCGTGCAGATGGGCTTGATCTACGTGAATCCGGAAGGACCGGAGCATGCTCATGGTGATCCGCTCGAGGCCGCCAAGGACATCCGCGAAACCTTTGCCCGCATGGCGATGGACGACGAAGAAACCGTCGCGCTCATTGCCGGCGGCCACACCTTCGGCAAGACGCACGGAGCGGGCCCCGCAAGCCACGTTGGCGCCGATGTCGAAGCCGCTCCGCTGGAAGCCCAGGGGCTGGGCTGGGCCAGCACCTACGGGTCGGGCAAGGGCGCGGACGCCATCACCAGCGGGCTGGAAGTCACCTGGACGCAGACCCCCGCGCAATGGAGCAACTTCTTCTTCGAGAACCTGTTCAAGTACGAATGGGTGCAGGAGAAGAGCCCGGCCGGTGCGCTGCAATGGGTGGCCAAAGACGCCGAGGCGATCATTCCGGGCCCGACGCCCGACTCGCCCAAGCGCAAGCCGACAATGCTGACAACCGACTTGTCGCTGCGTTTCGACCCGGCGTACGAAAAGATCTCGCGCCGCTTCCTCGACAACCCGCAGGCGTTTGCCGAAGCCTTTGCCCGCGCCTGGTTCAAGCTCACGCACCGGGATCTCGGACCGAAGTCGCGTTACCTCGGCCCCGAAGTGCCCCGTGAAGACCTGATCTGGCAAGACCCGCTGCCGGCCGCCACGCACAAGCCGACCGAGGCCGATATCGCGGACCTCAAGGCAAAGATTGCCGCTTCCGGCTTGTCAGCATCCGAACTGGTTGCCGTGGCCTGGGCATCTGCCTCGACCTTCCGCGGTTCGGACAAGCGCGGCGGCGCCAACGGTGCGCGTATTCGCCTGGCGCCGCAGAACGATTGGGCCGTCAACCAGCCCGTGGCCGGCACCCTGGCCAAGCTGGAAGAAATTCAACGTGCCTCCGGCAAGGCTTCGCTGGCGGATGTGATTGTGCTGGCAGGCAGCGTCGGTATCGAACTGGCCGCCAAGGCAGCTGGCACGACGATCACCGTGCCGTTCACGCCGGGCCGCGTCGATGCAACGGCCGAGCAGACGGATGCCGCGTCGTTCTCGGTGCTCGAACCCGTCGCCGACGGTTTCCGCAATTATCAGAAGTCGCAGTTTGCGGTGCCGGCCGAAGTGCTCCTGCTCGACAAGGCTCAACTCCTGACGCTGACAGCGCCGGAGCTGACCGTGCTGATCGGCGGCCTGCGTGCCATCAACATCAACGCAGATGGCAGCCAGCATGGCGTTTTGACCCACACGCCCGGCGCGCTGACGAACGACTTCTTCGTCAACCTGCTCGACATGAACACCGAGTGGAAGCCCGTCGGCGACATCTACGAGGGCTATGACCGCAAGACGGGCGAGCGCAAGTGGACCGGCACGCGCGTTGATCTGGTGTTCGGTTCGAACTCGATCCTGCGTGCCCTCGCCGAGGTGTTCGGCAGCGCCGACGGCAAGGAGCGCTTCATCAGCGAGTTCGTCGCCGCGTGGGTCAAGGTGATGAATCTCGACCGGTTCGATCTGGCCGCGGCGTAA
- a CDS encoding Dps family protein: MAKKNSGATAAAQINIGIADKDRKKIAEGLSRLLADTYSLYLKTHYFHWNVTGPMFNTLHLMFETQYNELWNAVDPVAERIRALGYPAPGSYSEFAKLSSIPESKGVPEAMDMVRELVAGHEAVTRTARSLFPDVDKAADEPTADLLTQRMDIHEKTAWMLRSLLA; encoded by the coding sequence ATGGCAAAGAAGAACAGCGGCGCGACTGCCGCAGCCCAGATCAACATCGGCATTGCTGACAAGGATCGGAAGAAGATCGCCGAAGGCCTGTCGCGCCTGCTGGCCGATACCTACTCGCTCTATCTGAAGACGCATTACTTCCACTGGAACGTCACCGGCCCGATGTTCAACACGCTGCATCTGATGTTCGAGACGCAGTACAACGAACTGTGGAATGCCGTCGATCCGGTGGCTGAGCGCATCCGTGCGCTGGGCTATCCCGCGCCGGGCTCGTATTCGGAGTTCGCCAAGTTGTCGTCGATTCCGGAATCGAAGGGCGTGCCCGAGGCGATGGACATGGTCCGCGAGCTGGTGGCCGGCCACGAAGCCGTGACGCGCACCGCCCGCAGCCTGTTCCCGGACGTCGACAAGGCCGCCGATGAACCGACCGCCGATCTGCTGACGCAACGCATGGACATTCACGAAAAGACTGCGTGGATGCTGCGCTCGCTTCTGGCTTAA
- a CDS encoding metal/formaldehyde-sensitive transcriptional repressor produces the protein MSHTIREKQKLLNRVRRIRGQLDAIERALEEEQGCAPVLQQITSCRGAMNGLLAIVLEDHIRTHLTEVDDEHEYTEGSAKEQLIEVVHSYFK, from the coding sequence ATGAGCCATACCATCCGCGAGAAGCAAAAGCTGCTCAACCGCGTTCGGCGCATCCGCGGCCAACTCGATGCGATTGAGCGCGCGCTGGAGGAGGAACAGGGGTGCGCGCCGGTCCTGCAGCAGATCACGAGTTGCCGCGGCGCCATGAACGGCTTGCTGGCCATCGTGTTGGAAGACCACATCCGCACCCACCTGACCGAGGTGGATGACGAACATGAATACACCGAGGGCAGCGCCAAGGAGCAGCTGATCGAGGTCGTGCACAGCTATTTCAAATGA
- the dmeF gene encoding CDF family Co(II)/Ni(II) efflux transporter DmeF produces MSNFYDTPFGIGHDHVFLGAGHEKNERKTWAVIVLCTLMMAAEIIGGSMFGSLALVADGLHMSTHAGAMLIAALAYTYARRHASDPRFVFGTGKLGDLAGFTSAIILAMIALLIGYEAVVRFLSPVPIHFGEAIPIAVVGLLVNIASAWLLSGGDHGGHSHGHHHHHGHAHGHDHGAAGLGDTHPHGKEVQHIDAPAGVFALSIFEDGVPPVFRLAGETAPLPSDVATVTTIRPDGSRQEFLMVRKANYLESTTEIPEPHAFTAVLGIGGQEHSVAFEEHDHDYTDGHGAHHRDHNMRAAYVHVVADAAVSVLAIIGLLLAKTFGWLWMDPLAGVVGALVIANWAYGLMRDTGGILVDMTPDKHIGSRIKTALETDGDTLLDLHVWRIGPGHLGVVVSVGTRQAHRGPQFYHERLRRFQALSHVTVEVHSLPTE; encoded by the coding sequence ATGAGTAACTTCTACGACACGCCGTTCGGTATCGGCCACGACCACGTGTTCCTGGGCGCGGGGCACGAGAAAAACGAGCGCAAGACATGGGCGGTGATCGTGCTCTGCACCCTCATGATGGCCGCCGAGATCATCGGCGGCAGCATGTTCGGCTCGCTGGCCCTGGTGGCTGATGGGCTGCACATGTCGACGCACGCCGGCGCCATGCTGATTGCGGCGCTGGCCTACACCTATGCGCGGCGCCACGCGAGCGACCCGCGCTTTGTGTTCGGTACGGGCAAGCTCGGTGACCTGGCCGGCTTCACCAGCGCCATCATCCTGGCGATGATCGCGCTGCTGATTGGCTACGAGGCGGTGGTGCGATTCCTCTCGCCGGTGCCGATCCACTTTGGTGAGGCGATCCCGATTGCGGTCGTCGGTTTGCTGGTGAATATCGCAAGCGCCTGGCTGCTGAGCGGTGGCGACCACGGTGGTCACAGCCATGGTCACCATCATCACCATGGTCACGCCCACGGACACGATCACGGCGCAGCCGGACTTGGCGACACGCATCCGCATGGCAAGGAAGTGCAACACATCGACGCGCCAGCGGGTGTGTTTGCACTTTCGATCTTCGAAGATGGCGTACCGCCAGTGTTCCGCCTGGCTGGAGAGACCGCCCCGCTACCCAGCGACGTGGCGACGGTCACCACCATCCGACCCGACGGCAGCCGGCAGGAATTCCTGATGGTCCGCAAGGCAAACTACCTGGAATCCACAACAGAAATTCCGGAGCCGCACGCCTTTACTGCCGTACTCGGCATTGGCGGTCAGGAACACAGCGTGGCCTTCGAAGAGCATGACCACGATTACACCGATGGACACGGGGCGCACCATCGCGACCACAACATGCGCGCGGCCTATGTGCACGTTGTGGCCGATGCCGCCGTCTCGGTTCTGGCCATCATCGGGCTGTTGCTGGCAAAAACCTTCGGCTGGCTCTGGATGGACCCGCTTGCAGGCGTCGTCGGTGCGCTGGTCATTGCTAACTGGGCCTACGGACTGATGCGCGACACGGGTGGCATCCTAGTCGACATGACCCCCGACAAGCACATCGGCAGCCGCATCAAGACTGCACTGGAAACCGATGGCGACACGCTGCTCGATCTGCACGTCTGGCGCATCGGCCCTGGGCACTTGGGCGTGGTGGTCTCGGTGGGCACACGCCAAGCGCATCGCGGACCGCAGTTTTATCACGAACGGCTGCGGCGATTCCAAGCCCTGTCACACGTTACGGTCGAGGTTCATTCGTTACCGACCGAATGA
- a CDS encoding sodium:calcium antiporter: MLLTIGLFLMSAGTIYLACEYFVNGIEWCGKRLNLGATAVGSVLAAFGTALPESAVTFVAVVFGSTAEQKDLGVGAAMGGPLVLATLAYAVVGLALMMNRRRLGRATAEVKVDHARMSRDQAGFLGVFVVKVALGLVAFAYKPWLGILFLVAYAIYVWREIKDSDTAPEEEALEPLSIRPKLAEPPLGWAVLQALLALVVIGGASHVFVAQLEAIGTALHWPAHLVALLLSPVATELPETMNALIWVRQGKERLALANISGAMMIQATIPSALGIFFTPWRFDGPLLASGIITAVAILFLWMMFRRGVMHGRTLIAVSSLYALFALVLAIGFPVTR; encoded by the coding sequence ATGCTCCTCACGATCGGTCTTTTCCTGATGTCGGCAGGCACCATTTATTTGGCCTGCGAATACTTCGTCAACGGCATCGAATGGTGCGGCAAGCGACTGAATCTTGGCGCCACAGCCGTCGGCTCAGTATTGGCCGCTTTTGGGACCGCACTGCCTGAAAGTGCCGTCACGTTCGTGGCTGTGGTCTTCGGTTCGACGGCCGAGCAGAAGGACCTCGGTGTCGGCGCTGCGATGGGCGGCCCGCTTGTCCTGGCCACACTCGCGTATGCGGTTGTTGGTTTGGCGTTGATGATGAATCGACGCCGGCTTGGCCGCGCTACCGCGGAAGTCAAGGTCGACCATGCCCGCATGAGCCGCGACCAAGCGGGCTTCCTTGGCGTCTTTGTTGTCAAGGTTGCCCTGGGGCTTGTTGCCTTTGCATATAAGCCTTGGCTCGGCATCCTTTTCCTCGTGGCGTATGCGATCTACGTCTGGCGCGAGATCAAGGACAGTGACACGGCACCGGAGGAAGAGGCGCTGGAGCCCCTCTCGATTCGCCCGAAGTTGGCGGAACCTCCACTGGGGTGGGCTGTGCTGCAAGCGCTGCTCGCGCTGGTCGTCATCGGCGGGGCTTCGCACGTCTTCGTGGCACAGCTCGAAGCGATTGGCACAGCGCTGCACTGGCCAGCACACCTTGTCGCGCTGCTGCTCAGCCCCGTTGCGACCGAGTTGCCCGAGACGATGAACGCCCTGATTTGGGTCCGCCAGGGCAAGGAACGCCTCGCCTTGGCCAACATCTCGGGAGCCATGATGATTCAGGCCACCATCCCGAGCGCACTGGGGATCTTCTTCACGCCGTGGCGATTTGATGGGCCGCTGCTTGCGTCCGGCATCATTACCGCGGTCGCCATCCTGTTCTTGTGGATGATGTTCCGGCGCGGCGTCATGCATGGGCGAACCTTGATAGCAGTCAGCTCCTTGTACGCGCTCTTTGCGCTTGTTCTTGCGATCGGATTTCCGGTCACCCGCTAG
- a CDS encoding LysR substrate-binding domain-containing protein produces the protein MTLTELKYIVAVARERHFGRAAEACFVSQPTLSVAIKKLEDELAVQIFERGASEVSVTPVGEQIVTQAQRVLEQTMAIREIAKQGMDPLAGPLRLGVIYTIGPYLLPALVKQMINTVPQMPLMLQENFTVRLVELLKQGEIDCAIMAEPFPEAGLMTVPLYDEPFVVAVPRGHELATASSVDPEALKQQTMLLLGNGHCFRDHVLGVCPELSRFSQNADGIQKTFEGSSLETIRHMVASGVGITVLPRTSVPNMQPAATDLLTYVPFQEPVPDRRVVLAWRKSFTRIAAIEAVAKAVAQCELPGVKLLPPTPLIH, from the coding sequence ATGACGCTCACCGAACTCAAATACATCGTCGCCGTCGCGCGGGAACGCCACTTTGGGCGTGCCGCCGAGGCCTGCTTCGTCTCGCAACCGACATTGTCGGTCGCCATCAAGAAGCTGGAAGACGAACTGGCCGTGCAGATCTTCGAGCGCGGCGCCTCGGAAGTGAGCGTCACGCCCGTCGGCGAGCAGATCGTCACGCAAGCGCAACGTGTGCTCGAACAGACGATGGCGATCCGCGAGATCGCCAAGCAGGGGATGGACCCGCTGGCCGGGCCGCTGCGGCTTGGGGTGATTTATACGATCGGCCCGTACCTGCTGCCCGCGCTGGTCAAGCAGATGATCAACACCGTCCCGCAGATGCCGCTGATGCTGCAGGAGAATTTCACCGTGCGGCTGGTGGAGCTGCTCAAGCAGGGCGAGATCGACTGCGCCATCATGGCCGAGCCGTTTCCCGAGGCCGGCCTGATGACTGTGCCGCTGTACGACGAGCCTTTTGTCGTGGCGGTGCCGCGCGGTCATGAACTGGCCACGGCGTCGTCGGTGGACCCGGAGGCGCTCAAGCAGCAAACCATGCTATTGCTCGGCAACGGCCATTGCTTCCGCGATCACGTGCTGGGCGTGTGTCCCGAGCTGTCGCGCTTCTCGCAGAACGCCGACGGTATCCAGAAGACGTTCGAAGGCTCGTCGCTCGAAACGATCCGGCATATGGTTGCCAGCGGTGTCGGCATTACCGTGCTGCCGCGTACATCGGTGCCGAACATGCAGCCCGCCGCCACCGATCTCCTGACCTACGTACCGTTCCAGGAGCCGGTGCCCGACCGCCGTGTTGTTCTGGCCTGGCGCAAGAGCTTTACCCGCATTGCCGCCATCGAGGCGGTGGCCAAGGCGGTCGCGCAATGCGAACTGCCCGGCGTCAAGCTGTTGCCGCCCACGCCGCTGATCCACTGA
- a CDS encoding metallophosphoesterase has product MRDEPTGSRSLPRGRRRFLTTAVALMAALHLYIGWRLLPDLGWNGAGWAAGILFLLVSTVMIPTGMAARFVIRPISLADRVSWFGALLMGLFSSLFVLTLLRDIALIVLPRAYRHDSALLVVVLTLLVTFVGYVNARRIPRVARVTVPIAGLPAPLHGFTIAQITDLHVGPTIKRAYVAGVVDRLNALQPDVIAVTGDLVDGEVDVLRPHIAPLAGMSARHGVFAVTGNHEYYSGVGPWVSEFERLGMRVLMNEHAVLEHDGAPLVIAGVTDFSAGKFDAAHASDPALALAGSPPGVTPTVLLAHQPRTAPAAAEAGFDLQLSGHTHGGQFWPWSLFVPLQQPFTAGLHKLGRLWIYTSRGTGYWGPPKRFGAPSEITLIRLEPTVG; this is encoded by the coding sequence ATGCGTGACGAACCTACCGGCAGCCGATCCCTGCCCCGCGGCAGGCGACGCTTCCTGACGACGGCCGTGGCGCTCATGGCAGCGCTGCATCTCTACATCGGGTGGCGGCTGCTACCGGATCTGGGCTGGAACGGGGCGGGTTGGGCTGCCGGCATCCTTTTCCTGCTCGTTTCGACGGTCATGATCCCCACCGGGATGGCGGCGCGCTTTGTGATCCGCCCCATCTCGCTGGCGGATCGCGTGTCTTGGTTCGGTGCGTTGCTGATGGGCCTGTTCTCTTCGTTGTTCGTGCTGACACTGCTGCGCGACATCGCGCTGATCGTGCTGCCCCGGGCCTATCGGCACGACTCGGCCCTGCTCGTCGTTGTACTCACGTTGCTGGTGACATTTGTCGGCTACGTCAACGCGCGCCGCATCCCCCGCGTCGCCCGGGTGACGGTGCCCATTGCGGGCCTGCCGGCGCCGCTGCACGGCTTCACCATCGCGCAAATCACCGATCTGCATGTCGGCCCCACCATCAAGCGTGCGTATGTCGCGGGCGTGGTGGACCGGCTCAATGCGCTGCAACCGGATGTCATCGCCGTGACAGGTGATCTGGTGGACGGCGAGGTGGACGTGTTGCGTCCGCATATCGCGCCGCTCGCAGGCATGTCGGCAAGGCACGGCGTTTTTGCGGTGACGGGCAATCACGAGTACTACTCGGGCGTCGGTCCCTGGGTGTCCGAGTTTGAGCGGCTGGGCATGCGAGTCTTGATGAACGAGCATGCAGTGCTGGAACACGACGGCGCGCCGCTGGTGATTGCGGGCGTAACCGATTTCAGCGCGGGCAAGTTTGACGCGGCGCACGCGAGCGATCCGGCCCTGGCGCTGGCAGGATCCCCCCCTGGGGTGACGCCGACCGTCCTGCTCGCGCACCAACCGCGCACCGCCCCGGCCGCCGCAGAGGCCGGCTTTGACCTGCAACTATCGGGGCACACGCATGGCGGCCAGTTCTGGCCGTGGAGCCTGTTCGTTCCGCTGCAGCAGCCCTTTACGGCCGGGTTGCACAAGCTGGGGCGCCTGTGGATCTACACCAGCCGCGGCACCGGATATTGGGGCCCGCCCAAGCGGTTCGGTGCGCCATCGGAGATCACGCTGATACGGCTGGAGCCAACCGTCGGCTAA
- a CDS encoding sensor domain-containing diguanylate cyclase, which produces MVHPKIVTTPHTGDISVYVVRLTGLESLDPLAHPHPPMSIDHPPLQNPATLLEIVRAQSQIAKLGTDLGAIMALVTERAQHLTCATGAVVEMAEGDEMVYRATSGLTETLLGLRLARQGSLSGLCVQTGEILHCTDSETDPRVDREACRRVGLRSMVVTPLRHLDTTVGVLKLVAPEVDAFSASDIGVLELMSELIASAMFHAANAERDQLYLRATHDALTDLPNRALFYDRLRQSIHLAQRAHGGLGVLNIDMDNLKLINDRHGHRAGDAAIRETAQRMGRTARRSDTVARVGGDEFAVLLPGIGARADAQAQSERLIEEVQQPYVFEGQPLDLRVSVGIAVMPEDGTEITTLLDQADREMYSTKRERKQAQLAH; this is translated from the coding sequence ATGGTGCATCCGAAAATTGTAACGACGCCTCATACCGGCGACATTTCGGTCTATGTCGTTCGGTTGACCGGGCTAGAATCGCTCGACCCGCTGGCACATCCGCACCCTCCCATGTCGATCGATCACCCGCCTTTGCAAAACCCTGCCACGCTGCTCGAAATCGTGCGAGCGCAGTCCCAGATCGCCAAGCTCGGCACCGATCTGGGCGCCATCATGGCGTTGGTGACCGAGCGGGCACAGCATCTGACGTGCGCGACGGGCGCGGTGGTCGAAATGGCGGAAGGCGATGAGATGGTCTATCGCGCCACGTCGGGCCTGACCGAAACGCTGCTGGGCCTGCGACTTGCGCGCCAGGGCAGCCTGTCGGGCCTGTGCGTACAGACCGGCGAAATCCTGCACTGCACCGATTCCGAAACCGACCCGCGCGTCGACCGTGAGGCCTGCCGCCGCGTAGGTCTGCGCTCGATGGTGGTCACACCGCTGCGCCACCTCGACACCACGGTCGGCGTGCTCAAGCTGGTTGCGCCGGAGGTCGACGCCTTCAGCGCCAGCGACATCGGCGTGCTGGAGTTGATGTCCGAGCTGATTGCCTCGGCCATGTTCCACGCCGCCAACGCCGAGCGCGATCAGCTGTACCTGCGCGCGACGCACGACGCTCTGACGGACCTGCCCAACCGCGCGCTGTTCTATGACCGCCTGCGGCAGTCGATCCATCTGGCGCAACGCGCGCACGGTGGCTTGGGCGTGCTCAACATCGACATGGACAACCTCAAACTCATCAACGATCGGCATGGGCATCGCGCGGGCGATGCGGCGATACGCGAGACCGCACAGCGCATGGGCCGCACGGCACGACGCTCCGACACGGTGGCGCGCGTGGGCGGCGACGAGTTTGCCGTGCTGCTGCCTGGCATTGGCGCGCGGGCCGATGCACAGGCGCAAAGCGAGCGGCTCATTGAAGAGGTGCAGCAGCCGTACGTGTTCGAGGGCCAGCCACTGGACCTTCGCGTGAGCGTCGGCATCGCGGTCATGCCAGAAGACGGCACGGAGATCACCACCCTGCTCGATCAGGCCGATCGCGAAATGTACAGCACCAAGCGCGAGCGCAAGCAGGCGCAGCTCGCGCACTAA
- the recG gene encoding ATP-dependent DNA helicase RecG — MPDADTAAAPKPKRAATADKAAKATAKSARPADKLAKLGLHRDVDLVLHLPMRYEDETTLLTIAEATARANTGWAAQVEGTVTRNEVAFRPRRQLVVHIADDSGELVLRFLNFYSSQVKQMAEGVRLRVRGEVRGGFFGAEMVHPTVRAVAEDEPLPDRLTPVYPSTAGVAQAYLRKAILNALARTPLPETLPNSLITGPLAPLKLMTPADAVRLLHQPTPDVDEHSLVERTHPAWLRIKFDELLSQQLSLKRAQAARRMRNAPILRDSGKDGLLARFMNALPFKLTGAQARVWDEIRADLAHPYPMQRLLQGDVGSGKTVIAALAACQAIDAGWQAALMAPTELLAEQHYRKLSAWLEPLGVDIVWLAGSLKRKQKDEAAARVVAGTAQLVIGTHALIQDAVTFARLGLAVVDEQHRFGVAQRLALRGKASNGDAPAANAQVPHQLMMSATPIPRTLAMTYYADLDVSAIDELPPGRTPIVTRLVNDARRDEVIERIYAAAREGRQVYWVCPLIEESEALQLQTAVETFETLSESLQGLKVGLVHGRLPSAEKAAVMSAFAGGDLHVLVATTVIEVGVDVPNASLMVIEHAERFGLAQLHQLRGRVGRGTAESVCVLLYQAPLSPTAKQRLQTMRETTDGFEIARRDLEIRGPGEFLGARQSGEAMLRFADLNHDAWLVEFAQGAADDMLARFPEAVDTHLKRWLGEREHYLRV, encoded by the coding sequence ATGCCCGACGCTGATACTGCGGCGGCGCCCAAGCCAAAGCGCGCGGCCACGGCAGATAAAGCGGCCAAGGCCACGGCAAAATCGGCCCGCCCGGCCGACAAACTCGCCAAGCTGGGCCTGCATCGCGATGTCGATCTCGTCCTGCACCTGCCGATGCGCTACGAGGACGAGACCACGCTCCTGACCATTGCCGAAGCCACGGCGCGGGCCAATACCGGCTGGGCCGCGCAGGTGGAAGGCACGGTCACGCGCAATGAAGTGGCGTTCCGGCCGCGCCGGCAACTCGTCGTGCATATCGCCGATGACTCGGGCGAGCTGGTTCTACGCTTTCTCAACTTCTACAGCAGCCAGGTCAAGCAGATGGCCGAGGGCGTGCGCCTGCGTGTGCGCGGCGAGGTGCGCGGCGGCTTCTTCGGCGCCGAGATGGTGCACCCGACCGTGCGCGCGGTGGCGGAGGATGAACCGCTGCCCGACCGTCTGACACCGGTGTATCCGAGCACCGCTGGCGTGGCGCAGGCCTATTTGCGCAAGGCGATTCTGAACGCACTTGCGCGTACGCCGCTGCCGGAAACGCTGCCGAACAGCCTCATCACCGGTCCGCTCGCCCCGCTCAAGTTGATGACGCCCGCCGACGCCGTGCGCCTGCTGCATCAGCCGACGCCCGATGTCGACGAGCACAGCCTCGTCGAGCGCACGCACCCGGCGTGGCTGCGCATCAAGTTCGATGAACTGCTGTCGCAGCAGTTGTCGCTCAAGCGGGCGCAGGCCGCGCGCCGCATGCGCAATGCGCCCATCCTGCGCGACAGCGGCAAGGATGGGCTGCTCGCGCGGTTCATGAATGCGCTGCCGTTCAAGCTGACCGGCGCGCAGGCCCGCGTGTGGGATGAGATTCGCGCCGACCTCGCACACCCGTACCCGATGCAGCGGTTGCTCCAGGGCGACGTGGGCAGCGGCAAGACCGTCATTGCGGCGCTGGCGGCCTGCCAGGCCATCGATGCCGGCTGGCAGGCTGCGCTGATGGCGCCGACCGAACTCCTGGCCGAGCAGCACTATCGCAAGCTTTCTGCGTGGCTCGAACCGCTGGGTGTGGACATCGTCTGGCTGGCCGGCAGCCTCAAGCGCAAGCAGAAGGACGAGGCGGCCGCGCGCGTGGTCGCCGGCACCGCGCAACTCGTGATTGGCACCCACGCGCTGATTCAGGATGCGGTCACGTTCGCGCGCCTCGGCCTGGCGGTGGTGGATGAGCAGCATCGATTTGGCGTGGCGCAGCGGCTTGCCCTGCGCGGCAAGGCGAGCAATGGCGACGCACCCGCCGCCAACGCCCAGGTGCCGCATCAGCTGATGATGTCGGCCACGCCGATCCCGCGCACGCTGGCGATGACGTACTACGCTGACCTCGACGTTTCCGCCATCGACGAGTTGCCGCCCGGCCGCACGCCCATCGTCACGCGTCTGGTGAATGATGCGCGCCGCGACGAAGTGATTGAACGCATCTACGCTGCCGCCCGCGAAGGGCGACAGGTCTATTGGGTGTGCCCGCTGATCGAAGAGAGCGAGGCGCTGCAGCTGCAGACCGCCGTCGAAACCTTTGAAACGCTTTCGGAAAGTCTGCAGGGTCTGAAGGTCGGCCTCGTGCACGGACGCTTGCCATCCGCCGAGAAGGCCGCCGTGATGAGCGCCTTCGCCGGCGGTGACCTGCACGTGCTGGTCGCCACCACGGTCATCGAGGTGGGTGTGGACGTGCCCAATGCCTCGTTGATGGTGATTGAGCACGCCGAGCGCTTTGGCCTTGCGCAGCTGCACCAGCTACGCGGGCGGGTGGGGCGCGGCACAGCGGAATCCGTGTGCGTGCTGCTGTACCAGGCGCCGCTGTCGCCGACGGCCAAGCAGCGCCTGCAAACCATGCGCGAGACCACCGATGGTTTCGAAATCGCCCGGCGCGATCTGGAGATCCGCGGCCCCGGCGAGTTTCTCGGCGCGCGGCAGTCGGGCGAAGCGATGCTGCGCTTTGCCGACCTGAACCACGATGCATGGCTCGTCGAGTTTGCGCAGGGTGCGGCGGACGACATGCTCGCGCGGTTTCCCGAAGCCGTCGATACCCATCTGAAGCGCTGGCTGGGCGAGCGCGAGCACTACCTGCGCGTTTGA